In a genomic window of Bacteroidales bacterium:
- a CDS encoding VCBS repeat-containing protein codes for MKTKITTSWNSFPSSIMKAAGVFSFLLISLVTIPLTAICDHYESGLNRVTVDAPSMEGDTVFGSFTEITPNDPLFITPADEDFWVNATAPADFDNDGDLDIAVIGYYVIYNVGAEYKLVLMRNEGQAGMNEWDFSYVDVPMGSMSSGSSDLAWGDADGDGDLDLVAGSNDLTFLFLNDSGTLVQSNTTLPGYWEENSQAEFDLRSMSWADFDNDGDQDLLIPSVYDAQSFSFRTALMRNDGLDSNGDLLFTETGPVLDPTNHAQTAWADVDADQDLDLFVVNIAPLFDNSYIRRYLNQGDGTFLAEEILGSVAVTYGEAQWGDYDGDGDLDILLAGGVNEANGSYTHMVIRIYTNENGTYVPFEAVSNLEADGWFDISAATWADYDSDGDMDILVAGNYNSGTNIEGRARIYSNNNGIFTDSGTELPAPRASGDLGGTFSWLDMDGDGDLDYYIAGQYFVPGGNGLVESQMHLYRNDAQIINLPPAAPGGLQSEITAGHTVRLSWEPVIDDHTPTASLTYDLELYKDNTPVVIPERMPQPGTLSAVNEWVVEGLPDGNYQWIVRAVDAAFAGSETVVGSFSIGLTTELQEVMASRISLGQNVPNPASERTKIPFTLPTQAYVTIHVYGALGQIVAVPLNHTFMQAGSHEISLDTGNLPEGVYYYRLEGFDEARKMVVKKR; via the coding sequence ATGAAAACAAAAATTACTACAAGTTGGAATTCATTTCCCTCCAGCATTATGAAAGCTGCCGGAGTTTTTTCTTTTCTATTGATAAGCCTTGTAACAATCCCGTTAACAGCAATTTGTGATCATTACGAATCTGGCCTGAACAGGGTTACTGTTGATGCACCATCAATGGAAGGTGATACTGTCTTTGGGTCTTTTACTGAAATTACTCCCAATGATCCATTATTTATCACCCCGGCAGATGAGGATTTCTGGGTAAATGCTACAGCTCCTGCTGACTTCGACAACGATGGTGACCTGGATATAGCCGTGATTGGATATTATGTCATCTATAATGTAGGAGCAGAGTATAAATTGGTACTGATGCGAAATGAAGGACAAGCGGGCATGAATGAATGGGATTTCTCCTATGTTGATGTTCCCATGGGTTCAATGAGTTCAGGGTCCAGTGATTTAGCCTGGGGTGATGCCGACGGTGATGGTGACCTGGACCTGGTTGCAGGCTCAAATGATCTGACATTTCTGTTTCTGAATGATTCAGGTACCCTGGTTCAAAGCAATACTACATTGCCAGGTTATTGGGAAGAAAACAGCCAGGCAGAGTTTGATCTTCGTTCGATGAGTTGGGCTGATTTTGACAATGACGGGGACCAGGACCTATTGATTCCATCGGTTTATGATGCCCAGTCTTTTTCATTCCGCACAGCCCTGATGCGCAATGATGGGTTGGATAGTAACGGAGACCTGCTATTTACCGAGACCGGACCGGTGCTTGATCCAACAAATCATGCACAGACCGCATGGGCAGATGTGGATGCTGATCAGGACCTGGATTTGTTCGTCGTAAATATTGCCCCGCTCTTCGATAACAGTTATATCCGCAGATACCTTAACCAGGGTGACGGCACATTCCTTGCTGAGGAAATCCTTGGATCTGTTGCTGTTACATATGGTGAAGCACAATGGGGAGACTATGACGGAGATGGGGACCTGGACATTTTACTGGCCGGAGGGGTCAACGAGGCCAATGGGTCCTATACTCATATGGTGATCCGGATCTATACGAACGAAAATGGGACTTATGTGCCATTTGAGGCAGTAAGTAATCTGGAAGCTGATGGCTGGTTTGATATTAGTGCAGCCACCTGGGCTGACTATGATTCCGATGGGGATATGGATATCCTTGTTGCAGGCAATTACAACTCCGGCACTAACATTGAAGGACGAGCCAGAATCTATTCAAATAACAACGGAATTTTTACTGATTCAGGAACAGAACTGCCGGCACCCCGTGCCAGCGGTGACCTGGGAGGTACTTTTTCCTGGCTTGATATGGATGGAGACGGTGACCTGGATTACTACATTGCAGGACAATATTTTGTACCCGGTGGCAACGGGCTTGTAGAATCTCAGATGCATCTCTACAGGAATGATGCACAAATAATCAATCTGCCGCCAGCAGCACCGGGCGGTTTACAATCTGAAATAACTGCAGGCCATACCGTGCGACTGTCATGGGAACCGGTGATAGATGATCATACACCTACGGCATCATTAACTTATGACCTGGAACTATACAAGGATAATACCCCTGTAGTGATTCCTGAACGGATGCCTCAGCCGGGAACCCTGAGTGCTGTAAATGAATGGGTGGTAGAAGGTCTTCCTGACGGAAATTATCAATGGATAGTGCGTGCTGTAGATGCTGCATTTGCGGGTAGCGAAACCGTTGTTGGTTCATTCAGTATCGGCCTAACAACAGAACTTCAAGAGGTAATGGCGTCCCGGATTTCCCTTGGACAAAATGTGCCAAATCCTGCCAGTGAGAGGACAAAAATTCCATTCACCCTCCCCACCCAGGCTTACGTAACAATTCATGTTTACGGGGCACTGGGACAGATTGTTGCTGTTCCATTGAATCATACTTTTATGCAAGCAGGTTCTCATGAGATTAGCCTGGATACAGGCAATTTACCGGAAGGAGTATATTATTACCGCCTGGAAGGGTTTGATGAAGCCAGAAAGATGGTCGTAAAAAAGAGATAG
- a CDS encoding glycogen/starch synthase: MEKTKVLFVSQDISPFLKDSPMGLISRHLPQGIQERGREIRTFMPRFGSINERRNQLHEVIRLSGMNLIIDDTDHSLIIKVASIQSARMQIYFIDNEDYFHRKYVFRDKNNAFFPDNDERAIFFSRGVIETVKKLGWAPDIVHCHGWMTSLVPLFLKRAYNENPLFSATKIITSIYDDDFSEALDTNFASKIKYESIAAKDLKHYKKPNFVSMMKAAIDFSDGVVMGSPEIHPEVAEYVSQSGKILLPHQSQDNYIDAFNEYYEKVLQAQPVT, encoded by the coding sequence ATGGAGAAAACCAAGGTCCTATTCGTCTCACAAGATATTTCACCTTTTCTGAAGGACAGTCCAATGGGATTGATTTCCAGGCATTTACCACAAGGTATTCAGGAAAGGGGTCGTGAAATCCGAACCTTCATGCCAAGATTCGGAAGCATCAATGAGCGTCGCAACCAACTTCATGAAGTTATTCGTTTGTCGGGTATGAACCTGATCATCGATGATACTGATCATTCACTGATCATAAAGGTCGCATCTATACAGTCGGCCAGGATGCAGATTTATTTCATTGACAATGAAGACTATTTTCACCGGAAGTACGTTTTCAGAGATAAAAACAATGCTTTCTTTCCTGATAATGACGAACGCGCCATATTTTTCTCAAGGGGAGTGATAGAAACCGTGAAAAAGTTGGGCTGGGCTCCTGATATAGTGCATTGCCATGGTTGGATGACAAGCCTTGTTCCATTGTTCCTGAAAAGGGCCTATAATGAGAACCCGTTATTCAGTGCCACAAAGATTATCACCTCCATCTATGATGATGATTTTTCGGAGGCACTTGATACAAATTTTGCTTCAAAGATCAAGTATGAAAGTATTGCAGCCAAGGATCTGAAACACTATAAGAAGCCAAATTTCGTTTCTATGATGAAGGCAGCCATTGATTTCTCTGATGGTGTTGTGATGGGTAGTCCTGAAATTCATCCTGAAGTTGCGGAATATGTTTCTCAAAGCGGGAAAATCTTGTTACCTCATCAATCACAGGATAATTATATTGATGCCTTTAATGAATATTATGAAAAGGTGTTGCAGGCTCAGCCTGTTACTTAA
- a CDS encoding biotin/lipoyl-binding protein, with product MKKFKFTINGSQYDAEIISIDDNLAEVSVNGTVYAVEVDRSIPLSKTPKLVRTMAVPSTDAHPSLTKTSSPSAPKGTGTIKSPLPGVILELHVREGDAVKIGQRLITLEAMKMENNINADKEGRVISLKVGKGDSVMEGDVLLVIGD from the coding sequence ATGAAAAAGTTCAAATTCACTATAAATGGAAGCCAGTATGACGCTGAAATAATCAGTATTGATGATAACCTGGCAGAGGTCTCAGTAAACGGAACTGTCTATGCAGTGGAAGTTGACCGTTCGATACCACTGAGCAAAACACCAAAACTGGTACGTACCATGGCGGTACCTTCAACAGATGCTCATCCATCATTGACAAAAACCAGCAGTCCCTCTGCGCCTAAGGGTACAGGCACCATTAAGTCACCATTGCCAGGTGTAATCCTTGAATTACATGTCAGGGAAGGTGATGCTGTTAAAATCGGTCAGAGGCTTATTACCCTGGAAGCTATGAAGATGGAGAACAATATCAATGCTGACAAAGAGGGTAGGGTAATTTCCCTTAAGGTTGGCAAAGGGGATAGTGTAATGGAAGGGGATGTTTTACTTGTAATCGGAGATTAA
- a CDS encoding OadG family protein produces MSKSAEEFGRMDPFGFVMAAIAMTVVFLALILLYLTFKYVAKAYSIDLKNRFRKERPGEEVPEEIEEIPGEVNAAIALALHLYRNQLHDMEDTVITIKKVAKAYSPWSSKIYGIRRTPR; encoded by the coding sequence ATGAGCAAATCAGCCGAAGAGTTTGGTAGAATGGATCCATTTGGATTTGTGATGGCAGCCATTGCCATGACTGTTGTCTTTTTGGCCCTGATTCTTCTTTATCTTACTTTTAAATATGTTGCTAAAGCATATAGTATAGATCTAAAAAATAGATTTCGTAAAGAGCGGCCAGGTGAAGAAGTGCCGGAAGAGATTGAAGAAATTCCAGGAGAAGTGAATGCCGCAATTGCACTTGCTTTACATCTGTACCGTAACCAATTGCATGATATGGAAGATACTGTGATCACCATAAAGAAGGTTGCTAAAGCTTATTCTCCCTGGAGTTCAAAAATTTACGGAATACGAAGGACCCCAAGATAA
- the mce gene encoding methylmalonyl-CoA epimerase, which yields MDISHIEHIGIAVKDLQQSIEYWEKVFGLKCYAVEEVKDQKVKTAFFMVGQTKIELLESTDPEGPIGKFIEKKGEGVHHLAFAVKGIEGALEEVEAKGIQLIDKTPRKGAEGLHIGFLHPKSTMGVLTELCENKND from the coding sequence ATGGATATTTCGCACATAGAACATATTGGCATTGCTGTCAAGGACTTACAACAGAGTATTGAATACTGGGAAAAGGTATTCGGACTGAAGTGTTATGCTGTTGAAGAAGTGAAGGATCAGAAGGTGAAAACGGCTTTTTTTATGGTAGGACAAACCAAGATTGAGTTATTGGAAAGCACTGATCCGGAAGGTCCAATTGGCAAGTTCATTGAAAAGAAAGGGGAAGGTGTTCATCACCTTGCTTTTGCTGTGAAGGGAATTGAAGGTGCATTGGAAGAGGTTGAAGCAAAGGGTATCCAACTGATTGACAAAACCCCGAGAAAAGGTGCAGAAGGCCTGCATATTGGGTTTCTGCATCCCAAATCTACAATGGGAGTATTAACTGAGCTCTGTGAAAACAAAAACGATTAA
- a CDS encoding cysteine dioxygenase family protein, whose protein sequence is MRSEHRTLPGTLQYLIQEIEDCNEVDSSKLIDFIHSAKLQKEEFEPFSDFSHQQGFSYARTRLYEGASFNIYLMSWAPGDFTAIHSHGQTDWGAVLFFSDVNHRLYKVQEKNIQLIDKTGVKAGTIAPVNGNLVHAMGNLSENPAMSLHIYGSEKGISNANDGSLVYELEKMQIRRTHGEAYINIAEENCLETLKGLTTNKETLVDYLNIVLPYYKKNGFSEMCNKIVSILSDPESHFLH, encoded by the coding sequence ATGAGGTCAGAACACAGAACACTGCCAGGTACCCTGCAATATCTGATACAGGAAATTGAAGATTGTAATGAGGTAGACAGTAGCAAGCTGATTGATTTTATTCATTCAGCAAAACTTCAGAAAGAAGAATTTGAACCCTTTTCGGATTTTTCTCACCAGCAGGGCTTCTCTTATGCCCGGACCCGGTTATATGAAGGGGCTAGTTTTAATATTTACCTCATGTCGTGGGCCCCGGGTGATTTTACGGCAATTCATAGTCATGGTCAGACAGACTGGGGTGCCGTGTTGTTTTTTTCTGATGTGAATCACCGATTGTATAAAGTACAGGAGAAAAATATTCAACTGATTGACAAAACAGGGGTAAAGGCTGGTACCATCGCCCCGGTAAATGGAAACCTGGTGCATGCCATGGGTAATCTATCGGAAAATCCTGCAATGAGTTTGCATATTTATGGTTCAGAAAAAGGCATCAGCAATGCTAATGATGGTTCATTGGTTTATGAGCTGGAAAAAATGCAGATACGACGAACTCATGGTGAAGCATATATCAATATTGCAGAAGAAAATTGCCTGGAGACCTTGAAAGGATTAACTACAAATAAGGAAACCCTTGTTGACTATTTAAATATAGTTTTACCATACTATAAAAAAAATGGCTTTTCTGAAATGTGTAATAAAATAGTCTCAATTCTCAGTGATCCTGAGAGTCATTTTTTACATTAA
- a CDS encoding DUF4270 domain-containing protein, producing MNASQLAKRFILFLLSVPVIFSCTKDLSEIGLDLVSPDELIKLGYSDTISISAFSVQEDSVRTYNLSYALIGQMNDPVFGKTTADWYTQIRMAKEPTYFGDTPVFDSAFLILPYLSAYGDTLSNMTLKVYELSESIIDSVHNYSNHTLTYNENVPLGELTFTPRPTDSAYYSGSTQAPAIRIPLNSAFALKVLHADTSNLTTNTEFLEYFKGIAVIASPQEGANSGAIIKMKIVAGSSKIEMYYHNETDTSTYNFGINTDCKRFNHYGHEDYQSASPMLTQQLEGDTMLGGQFLFMQAMGGIRVKIKFPFLNNWDDAQKVVIHDAQLILTNGSTSSTFTAPNQLALYPVADDGTLYPFQLPDADQGSAYFDGYYNSTGGTYRFRLARYVQQILNGSQKNNGLFLIIPSASIVSDRLVLNGVQSPQSALKLYIKYTVVN from the coding sequence TTGAATGCTTCTCAACTTGCAAAGCGATTTATTTTATTCCTGTTAAGCGTCCCTGTAATATTTTCTTGTACAAAAGACCTGAGCGAAATCGGACTGGATCTTGTTTCTCCTGATGAATTGATAAAGTTGGGATATTCAGATACCATCAGCATTTCAGCATTTTCAGTTCAGGAAGATTCTGTCAGGACTTACAACCTTTCGTATGCTTTGATCGGGCAGATGAATGACCCTGTTTTTGGAAAGACTACTGCCGACTGGTATACTCAAATACGCATGGCTAAAGAGCCAACTTATTTTGGAGACACCCCTGTGTTTGATTCTGCATTCCTGATTCTGCCTTATTTGAGCGCATATGGCGATACTTTAAGCAATATGACTTTGAAGGTTTATGAACTATCAGAAAGCATTATTGATAGTGTTCATAATTATTCAAACCATACTCTTACATATAATGAGAATGTCCCTCTGGGAGAGTTGACATTTACTCCCAGACCAACCGATAGTGCTTATTATTCGGGTTCAACCCAGGCTCCTGCAATAAGGATTCCCCTGAACTCAGCTTTTGCATTGAAGGTCCTACATGCTGATACATCAAATCTTACTACTAATACTGAGTTTCTAGAGTATTTTAAGGGAATAGCAGTAATCGCAAGTCCCCAGGAAGGAGCTAATAGTGGTGCTATTATAAAAATGAAAATTGTTGCCGGTAGCAGTAAAATTGAAATGTACTATCATAATGAAACCGATACCTCCACGTATAATTTCGGAATCAATACTGATTGTAAACGTTTCAACCACTATGGTCATGAAGATTATCAATCTGCATCACCCATGCTGACTCAGCAATTAGAAGGTGACACAATGCTTGGTGGACAGTTCCTGTTTATGCAGGCAATGGGAGGTATAAGAGTTAAAATAAAATTTCCTTTCCTCAATAATTGGGATGATGCTCAGAAAGTAGTAATCCATGATGCCCAACTAATCCTTACAAACGGATCAACTTCTTCCACATTTACAGCACCAAATCAACTCGCCCTCTATCCAGTAGCGGATGATGGAACTCTTTATCCTTTTCAATTACCTGATGCTGACCAGGGGAGTGCCTATTTCGATGGATATTATAATTCCACCGGAGGAACATACAGATTTCGTTTAGCCAGGTATGTTCAACAAATTCTCAATGGCAGTCAGAAGAATAATGGCTTATTTCTCATTATTCCAAGTGCTTCAATAGTCTCCGACAGGCTGGTTCTCAACGGAGTGCAATCTCCTCAATCTGCTTTGAAGCTATATATTAAATATACCGTAGTAAATTAA
- the glmS gene encoding glutamine--fructose-6-phosphate transaminase (isomerizing) produces the protein MCGIVAYLGKKEALPILINGLKRLEYRGYDSAGIALLNHDLKVYKTRGKVSDLELLLADKDLTGSRGIAHTRWATHGEPNDVNAHPHVSPDGKLAIIHNGIIENYSIIKEELKQRGYQFKSDTDTEVLAYLIQDIREHEKTDFAETVRLALSQVTGAYAIVVISEDEPDMLVAARKGSPLVVGIGDGEYYMASDAAPIVEYTRQVLYPEDEEIVVVSLKDGLKLMTIAKTEKTPYIQTLELNLTALEKGGFPHFMLKEIYEQPRTVRDSMRGRLNMEQGLVVLGGIQDYTRKLINARRIIIVGCGTSWHAGLVGEYLIEELARIPVEVEYASEFRYRNPVIFEDDIVIAISQSGETADTLAAIEMAKSKGATILGICNVVGSSIARATHAGSYTHAGPEIGVASTKAFTSQVTILTLLALMLAEKKGSIAASRYYRLLHELSTIPEKLEKTLLANDKVKEIAEIFSKTTNALYLGRGINFPVALEGALKLKEISYIHAEGYPAAEMKHGPIALIDEEMPVLVVATRKGHYEKVVSNIQEVKARKGVIISIVSEGDEAVYSMSDYCIEIPETDEMLVPLLATIPLQLLAYHMALIRGCNVDQPRNLAKSVTVE, from the coding sequence ATGTGTGGAATTGTAGCATATCTTGGAAAGAAGGAAGCCCTTCCTATTCTCATCAATGGACTCAAACGATTGGAATATAGGGGATATGATAGTGCAGGGATTGCCCTGTTAAACCATGACCTGAAGGTTTATAAGACCAGGGGGAAGGTTTCTGACCTGGAATTATTATTAGCCGATAAGGATTTAACCGGATCAAGGGGCATTGCCCATACTCGCTGGGCTACTCATGGTGAACCTAATGATGTAAATGCTCATCCACATGTTTCTCCTGATGGAAAACTTGCAATCATTCATAACGGGATTATTGAGAATTACTCCATCATTAAGGAAGAACTCAAGCAACGTGGTTATCAATTTAAAAGTGATACGGATACTGAAGTACTTGCCTATCTAATTCAGGATATCAGGGAGCATGAGAAAACTGATTTTGCTGAAACTGTCCGCCTTGCACTTAGCCAGGTTACCGGCGCATATGCGATAGTGGTTATTTCGGAGGATGAACCGGATATGCTGGTTGCAGCAAGGAAAGGAAGTCCACTTGTTGTCGGAATAGGTGATGGAGAGTATTATATGGCTTCTGATGCAGCGCCTATTGTAGAGTATACTCGTCAGGTTTTATATCCTGAGGATGAAGAAATCGTGGTTGTTAGTCTGAAGGATGGATTAAAACTCATGACAATTGCCAAAACAGAAAAGACTCCTTACATACAAACTCTCGAACTTAACCTTACTGCTCTTGAGAAAGGGGGATTTCCTCATTTCATGTTGAAGGAGATCTATGAGCAACCCCGTACGGTTCGCGACAGTATGAGAGGAAGATTGAATATGGAGCAAGGGCTGGTTGTACTTGGAGGCATACAGGATTATACTAGGAAATTAATAAATGCAAGAAGGATCATAATTGTCGGGTGTGGTACCTCCTGGCATGCCGGACTGGTGGGTGAATATCTGATTGAGGAATTGGCGCGGATCCCTGTAGAAGTAGAGTATGCTTCAGAATTCAGGTATAGAAATCCTGTTATTTTCGAAGATGACATTGTAATTGCTATTTCACAATCAGGTGAAACTGCTGATACGCTGGCTGCTATTGAAATGGCCAAATCAAAAGGTGCAACCATCCTCGGGATATGCAATGTAGTTGGTTCATCTATTGCCCGTGCTACCCATGCCGGTTCATATACCCATGCCGGTCCTGAAATTGGTGTTGCTTCTACCAAGGCATTTACCTCCCAGGTAACCATTCTCACTTTACTGGCACTGATGCTTGCTGAAAAGAAGGGAAGTATTGCCGCTTCAAGGTATTACAGGCTTCTGCATGAGTTGAGTACTATTCCGGAGAAATTAGAAAAGACTTTATTGGCGAATGATAAGGTAAAAGAAATTGCCGAAATCTTTAGCAAAACCACCAATGCCCTCTACCTGGGACGTGGTATCAATTTCCCTGTTGCACTTGAAGGTGCACTGAAACTGAAGGAAATCTCTTATATCCATGCTGAAGGGTATCCTGCAGCTGAAATGAAACATGGCCCGATTGCACTCATTGACGAAGAAATGCCGGTATTGGTAGTTGCTACACGTAAAGGACATTATGAGAAGGTAGTCAGCAATATCCAGGAAGTCAAAGCCCGCAAAGGGGTTATTATTTCGATAGTATCTGAAGGAGATGAAGCTGTTTATTCTATGTCTGACTATTGTATTGAAATCCCGGAAACTGATGAAATGCTTGTTCCATTACTGGCAACAATTCCATTACAGCTCCTGGCATATCATATGGCATTAATAAGAGGATGTAATGTAGACCAGCCGAGGAACCTGGCAAAATCGGTGACGGTGGAGTAA
- a CDS encoding sodium ion-translocating decarboxylase subunit beta has protein sequence MWSFLVDHLQRFLEYTSFGNFTFGHLIMILIGLAFIYLAIAKEYEPMLLVPIGFGILIGNIPFWGAEHVLNGDPQNLQVGLYQSGSVMNYLYFGVRYGIYPPLIFLGIGAMTDFSALISNPKLILIGAAAQLGIFGAYAAALALGFSPAEAGAIGIIGGADGPTAIFLSSKLAPELVGAIAVSAYSYMALVPVIQPPVMRLLTTPKERLIRMKPPRVVSKLEKILFPIIGLLFTTFIVPAGLPLLGMLFFGNLLKESTVTKRLADTAKGPLIDIVTILIGLTVGASTQATTFLTAKSVGIFALGACSFIIATFGGVMFVKILNLFLKEGNKINPLIGNAGVSAVPDSARVSQVVGLEYDKTNHLLMHAMGPNVAGVIGSAVAAGVLLSFLF, from the coding sequence ATGTGGTCATTCCTGGTTGACCATCTTCAAAGATTCCTGGAATATACTTCTTTCGGAAACTTTACATTCGGGCATCTGATAATGATTTTGATTGGATTGGCATTCATTTATCTTGCCATTGCCAAGGAATATGAACCCATGCTGCTGGTGCCAATTGGATTTGGGATATTAATTGGTAATATTCCTTTCTGGGGAGCGGAGCATGTTTTAAATGGAGACCCTCAAAACCTGCAGGTTGGATTATATCAGAGTGGCAGTGTTATGAATTATCTATATTTTGGAGTACGATATGGTATTTATCCTCCTTTAATTTTTCTTGGGATTGGTGCAATGACTGATTTTTCGGCCCTTATCTCAAATCCAAAATTGATTCTTATAGGAGCTGCAGCACAACTTGGAATTTTTGGAGCCTATGCTGCTGCATTAGCCCTGGGTTTTTCCCCTGCTGAAGCCGGTGCTATAGGCATTATTGGCGGTGCTGATGGTCCTACTGCAATTTTCCTATCTTCAAAACTTGCTCCGGAATTGGTAGGTGCTATTGCAGTTTCTGCCTATTCTTATATGGCCCTTGTTCCTGTTATTCAACCACCTGTTATGCGATTATTAACAACTCCAAAAGAGCGGCTCATCCGGATGAAGCCTCCAAGGGTTGTTTCCAAGCTTGAAAAGATTCTTTTTCCGATCATAGGATTGTTATTCACTACATTTATAGTACCTGCCGGCTTACCCTTGCTGGGAATGTTGTTTTTTGGGAATTTACTAAAAGAAAGCACGGTTACAAAGCGTCTAGCTGATACTGCAAAAGGTCCTTTGATTGATATAGTTACTATACTAATTGGACTCACTGTTGGTGCTTCTACTCAGGCAACTACTTTCCTTACTGCCAAAAGTGTAGGGATTTTTGCACTAGGAGCTTGTTCATTTATTATAGCAACTTTTGGTGGAGTTATGTTTGTTAAAATCCTAAATCTTTTCCTAAAAGAAGGGAATAAAATTAATCCGTTGATTGGCAATGCGGGTGTTTCTGCAGTTCCTGATAGTGCCAGGGTCTCTCAGGTGGTAGGTTTGGAATATGATAAAACCAATCATTTGCTTATGCATGCTATGGGACCAAATGTTGCAGGTGTTATTGGCAGTGCTGTTGCAGCTGGTGTCTTGCTTAGTTTCCTCTTTTAA
- a CDS encoding acyl-CoA carboxylase subunit beta, with translation MAIEDKIKLLLEKREEAKLGGGQKRIDSQHKKGKLTARERIELLLDEGSFEEFDMFVSHRCVDFGLENEKYLTDGVITGYGTIDGRLVYLFSQDFTVFGGSLSEMYAKKICKVMDQAMKVGAPVVGINDSGGARIQEGVQSLAGYAEIFERNILASGVIPQISAIFGPCAGGAVYSPALTDFIIMSKENSYMFVTGPKVVKTVTGEIVTDAELGGAMVHGSKSGVAHFVAEDEKEGISLIRKLLSFMPQNNLEDPPLAACDDPIDRLEESLNYIIPDNPNKPYDVKDVIHLIVDYGEFMEVARHFAPNIVTGYARLNGMSVGIVANQPNYLAGVLDINASRKAARFVRYCDAFNIPILTLVDVPGFLPGTAQEYGGIIIHGAKLLFAYGEATVPKVTVILRKAYGGAYDVMSSKHLRGDINYAWPSAEIAVMGPKGAIEVLNSKKLAEMENPADREEFVKRNEEDYKIKFANPYNAAQYGFIDDVIEPRNSRFRIIRALQALATKKDVNPAKKHSNLPL, from the coding sequence ATGGCAATAGAAGATAAAATCAAGTTACTGCTTGAAAAGCGGGAAGAAGCGAAGTTAGGTGGAGGACAGAAGCGTATTGATTCCCAGCATAAAAAGGGTAAACTTACAGCAAGAGAACGTATTGAATTATTATTGGACGAGGGCAGTTTTGAGGAGTTTGATATGTTTGTCTCCCACCGGTGTGTTGATTTCGGGCTTGAAAATGAAAAATACCTGACGGATGGAGTAATTACAGGTTACGGTACCATTGATGGCAGGTTGGTATATTTATTCAGCCAGGATTTTACAGTTTTTGGAGGTTCTTTAAGTGAAATGTATGCCAAGAAAATCTGTAAGGTGATGGATCAGGCCATGAAGGTTGGAGCCCCAGTGGTAGGGATCAATGATTCTGGCGGAGCCCGCATTCAGGAAGGTGTTCAGAGCCTGGCAGGGTATGCCGAGATCTTTGAACGGAATATCCTGGCTTCAGGCGTAATCCCGCAGATTTCGGCCATTTTCGGTCCCTGCGCCGGAGGTGCTGTATATAGCCCTGCCCTCACCGACTTTATCATTATGTCGAAGGAAAACAGCTATATGTTCGTTACCGGTCCAAAGGTTGTAAAAACAGTGACAGGTGAAATAGTAACAGATGCTGAACTTGGAGGTGCTATGGTTCATGGTTCCAAGTCAGGGGTGGCACATTTTGTTGCAGAAGATGAAAAGGAAGGGATTTCGTTAATCAGGAAGCTATTGAGTTTCATGCCACAGAATAATCTTGAGGATCCTCCATTGGCTGCATGTGATGATCCAATTGACAGGTTGGAAGAATCTTTGAACTATATAATTCCAGATAACCCTAATAAACCATATGATGTAAAGGATGTAATTCATCTGATTGTGGATTATGGTGAATTTATGGAGGTTGCCAGGCATTTTGCACCGAATATTGTAACTGGTTATGCACGATTGAATGGCATGTCCGTTGGAATCGTGGCCAATCAGCCCAATTACCTTGCAGGAGTCCTGGATATCAATGCTTCTCGCAAGGCGGCTCGTTTTGTACGTTATTGTGATGCTTTCAATATTCCTATTCTTACCCTTGTTGATGTACCAGGATTCTTACCTGGTACCGCCCAGGAATATGGTGGAATTATTATTCATGGGGCCAAGTTGCTATTCGCCTATGGTGAGGCAACTGTTCCTAAAGTAACAGTTATACTGCGCAAGGCCTATGGTGGAGCCTATGATGTAATGAGTTCAAAGCATCTGAGAGGTGACATTAATTATGCCTGGCCTTCTGCTGAAATTGCAGTAATGGGTCCCAAAGGGGCTATTGAAGTATTGAATAGCAAGAAATTGGCTGAGATGGAGAATCCCGCCGACAGGGAAGAGTTTGTAAAGAGAAATGAAGAAGATTATAAGATCAAGTTTGCCAACCCTTACAATGCTGCTCAATACGGTTTCATTGATGACGTGATAGAGCCCAGGAATTCCAGGTTCAGGATTATCAGAGCCTTACAAGCACTAGCCACTAAGAAGGATGTGAATCCTGCCAAAAAACATTCAAATCTTCCTTTATGA